In Paenibacillus xylanilyticus, the genomic window TTATTTGAGAAGATAGTTTTACTAATGAGATAGGATTAAGAAATGCTGGGAAACGGTAGATCCATACTCTTGTGGATAGCGTCCTTTTTTGATATTCCCCTAATGCTGCAGGTTCGGGAAAAGGAAAATAAGCACAGGTGAAGTAAGATGTTTATTTCAAGGAAATGCCCTCGACTGGAGTATCCAAATATGCCACAATAGAGGATCAGGTGCACGGGAGAATGGACCCGCAGGAACAGCAATGCAAGCCGCAAATCGCTAACAAAATAACGCTCAATAATTTATACTAAATAAGCCAGAATATATCGAAGGAGCTGCCGAGTCCGCTATGAACAAAAAAGAAGTTGCCAACATCCGCAAGCAATTTAAGATGGATCATGATCTACTGAATATTTACGATATCCTCAATGTCTATATTACGAAGGAAACGAATGAAGTCTACCACTGGGAGCGCCATCCGTTTGAACTGGTGGACCGGGAGAAGCAGGAGTTATACATGGGAAATTTCAAAAAACTGCTGACCGGCGAACTGGATCAAAAATTGTTCGAACTGAAGTTTCAGGAAGAAGCCGAAGAGCCTGCGCAGGTACTGCTTCATCAGGCACTCGTAACGGGTGACCCGGAAGAATGGCAGGACATGATGCTGCTGCTCGTGGACCGAATGCTGGCGGATGCCAAGTATGAGCGGGACATAGTGGTCACGTTTGTTCGGGGACAGTATTATTTGCCGACCAAGGCGAGAAACGATGAAGCGGAAGAGAGTGAGAAGAACGAGGTGTTTGCCCATCCGTTCATCTTATGCAGCGTGAACTCGACGGAGAAACAGCGGAAGACTCTCTTGTTCGATTATGTGGAGCGGGAGTTCAAGTACAATATCATTGTCGATCCGATTATCAAGTTAAGCACGCCGGAGCAAGGATTCCTGTACCCTAGCGTGACGGACAACTATTCCGATGTGAATCGGATTCTATACTGTACGGGAAAATCGAATTTCCCGGATCCGCACTTTGTCGAACAGGTATTGAACGGAGAACGATCTGTGACGGCACTGGAAGAGCGAGCGATCTTCGAAGATATCGTCAAGGAAGTGGCTGGGGAAGAGCTTGATTCAGCTACCATTGCTCAGGTGTACGAAGAGATTAACCGGGTGATTGAAATCAACGAAGAGACGAAGGAGGAAGAGCCTCCGAAGCTGGATTACAAAGATCTGGAGCGTGTACTGAACGCGAGCGGCGTGGAGGATGTGACCACCGAGAAGGTGGAACGGGCATTCGAAACGATCGTGGATAATAAAAACTATGAGATGAAAGCAACTAGCGTTATGCCGAAGTTCACTTCCAAGTCCATCAAGATCGAAACCAAGGTCGCTACAATTTCGGTTAGCCCGCAGGATTTGAGATACGTCAAGCAGGTGAATTTCCAAGGGAAACGCTG contains:
- a CDS encoding DUF4317 domain-containing protein; this encodes MNKKEVANIRKQFKMDHDLLNIYDILNVYITKETNEVYHWERHPFELVDREKQELYMGNFKKLLTGELDQKLFELKFQEEAEEPAQVLLHQALVTGDPEEWQDMMLLLVDRMLADAKYERDIVVTFVRGQYYLPTKARNDEAEESEKNEVFAHPFILCSVNSTEKQRKTLLFDYVEREFKYNIIVDPIIKLSTPEQGFLYPSVTDNYSDVNRILYCTGKSNFPDPHFVEQVLNGERSVTALEERAIFEDIVKEVAGEELDSATIAQVYEEINRVIEINEETKEEEPPKLDYKDLERVLNASGVEDVTTEKVERAFETIVDNKNYEMKATSVMPKFTSKSIKIETKVATISVSPQDLRYVKQVNFQGKRCIMIEVDEDVAIEGFTLASETLIQ